A single Defluviitalea saccharophila DNA region contains:
- a CDS encoding TAXI family TRAP transporter solute-binding subunit produces MKKNLGFLMSMVLMVSLVISGCGGKTTLKMATGGTTGTYYAYSGTVSQILSQKINNLNFNVQSTGASKANIYLVSDEEADIAIVQNDVMYYAYNGIDLFEGEKVSGFSAMAGVYAEVCQVVAKSGITSIEDLRGKRVSVGDVGSGVEFNARQILEAYGMTFDDIVVSNLSFGDSATALKDDKIDAFFCVAGAPTTAIVELATSNQINLLEVDDEHAAKLIEKYPFYTKFSVPGGSYKGVDNEVQTVAVVATYIVSDSLSEDLVYNMTKALFENAEEIAKAHPKGAELDPAYSVSSISIPLHPGAEKYYKEIGVLK; encoded by the coding sequence ATGAAAAAGAATTTAGGTTTCTTAATGTCCATGGTACTGATGGTTTCTTTAGTTATATCGGGCTGTGGAGGAAAGACTACCCTTAAGATGGCTACTGGAGGTACAACAGGTACATATTATGCTTACAGTGGAACAGTTTCTCAGATACTTAGTCAAAAAATCAATAATTTAAACTTTAACGTACAATCTACAGGTGCTTCTAAAGCTAACATCTACCTTGTATCCGATGAGGAAGCAGATATTGCTATAGTTCAAAATGATGTTATGTATTATGCTTATAATGGTATCGATCTTTTCGAGGGAGAAAAAGTTAGTGGATTCTCTGCTATGGCTGGTGTTTATGCGGAAGTTTGTCAAGTAGTAGCGAAGAGTGGAATTACTTCCATTGAAGATCTTAGAGGCAAACGTGTTTCTGTAGGTGACGTTGGTTCCGGAGTGGAGTTTAACGCACGTCAAATCCTTGAGGCATATGGTATGACATTTGACGATATTGTTGTCAGCAACTTAAGCTTTGGTGATAGTGCAACTGCATTAAAAGATGATAAAATTGATGCATTTTTCTGTGTTGCTGGAGCGCCTACAACTGCAATTGTAGAGCTTGCAACATCTAATCAAATTAATTTGTTGGAAGTTGATGATGAACATGCAGCAAAATTAATTGAGAAATATCCTTTCTATACGAAGTTCTCTGTTCCTGGAGGATCTTATAAAGGTGTTGATAATGAGGTTCAGACTGTAGCCGTAGTCGCAACTTACATTGTTTCTGACAGTCTAAGTGAAGATTTGGTTTACAATATGACAAAAGCACTTTTTGAAAATGCTGAAGAAATTGCAAAGGCACATCCGAAGGGTGCAGAACTAGATCCTGCATATTCAGTTTCCAGTATCTCCATACCATTGCATCCCGGTGCAGAAAAGTATTATAAAGAAATCGGCGTTTTGAAATAA
- a CDS encoding DUF1850 domain-containing protein, whose amino-acid sequence MFIIFTVSVILFFSISTPCLILKNGDTGEVITSFSIKDGDEFSVTFIHSVNNSPVTDVYQIRKSKIYVDRTIYYAFGAGVQTEIEEGQSLEYGQDGSMIVSGFNRLMDRLSYIVGTVSDHTLQIHGQDISLRELCGKNTTVQFVIGRRFFALYLFEMMNQVLNEFF is encoded by the coding sequence GTGTTTATAATATTCACGGTCTCCGTTATTTTATTCTTTTCTATTTCCACTCCATGTTTGATTCTAAAAAATGGTGATACGGGGGAAGTCATCACATCTTTTTCCATTAAAGATGGAGATGAATTTTCTGTTACCTTCATCCATTCTGTGAATAATAGTCCAGTAACCGATGTTTACCAAATTCGGAAGAGTAAAATCTATGTTGACCGAACAATTTATTATGCTTTTGGCGCTGGGGTACAGACAGAAATAGAAGAAGGGCAGTCTCTTGAATACGGTCAGGATGGCTCTATGATTGTCAGTGGTTTTAATAGGTTAATGGACCGTCTTTCTTATATTGTTGGAACGGTTTCCGACCATACCTTACAGATTCATGGACAAGATATTAGTTTACGAGAGCTTTGTGGGAAAAATACTACTGTTCAATTTGTGATTGGACGAAGATTTTTCGCTTTATACCTGTTCGAAATGATGAACCAGGTATTAAATGAATTTTTTTGA